In Holophagales bacterium, one DNA window encodes the following:
- a CDS encoding LacI family DNA-binding transcriptional regulator, with the protein MSGTLRRPSTISDIARLSGVSNRTVSRVINRSSKVDGTTREKVQRVIDELGYRPNAQARGLAGRCSYLLGLIYDNPDALFIDEAQRGVLNVCRELGYELVIHPCGEADGLCREVVGSVRRSRLDGVIVLPPLSEDAELAGALAQERIPYVRLASIALDTSDRVVVSNERSAVAAMAEYLVDLGHRRIGYITGPEGRRSTRERLEGFSEALARLGCAVQEEMIARGAYTFESGCECARVLLSKREPPTAIFASNDDMAAGVIQVAIEKGINVPRDLSVAGFDDSALATRIRPTLTTIRRPVRAMARLAATKLIAAIEGRHDDARTGVFLDPDLILRDSTRRLE; encoded by the coding sequence ATGAGTGGCACGCTCCGGCGGCCATCGACGATCAGTGACATCGCCCGCCTTTCGGGGGTGTCGAACCGGACCGTCTCGCGCGTGATCAACCGCTCGTCGAAGGTCGACGGGACGACGCGCGAGAAGGTCCAGCGGGTCATCGACGAGCTCGGCTACCGTCCGAATGCGCAGGCCCGTGGCCTCGCCGGTCGATGCTCCTACCTGCTGGGGCTCATCTACGACAATCCGGACGCGCTCTTCATCGACGAGGCGCAGCGGGGAGTGCTCAACGTCTGCCGTGAGCTCGGCTACGAGCTGGTGATCCATCCCTGCGGCGAGGCCGACGGGCTCTGTCGCGAGGTCGTCGGTTCGGTCCGGCGTTCGCGCCTCGACGGGGTGATCGTGCTGCCCCCGCTCTCGGAAGACGCAGAGCTCGCCGGCGCCCTGGCGCAGGAGAGGATCCCGTACGTGCGGCTGGCCTCGATCGCGCTGGACACGTCGGATCGGGTGGTGGTCTCCAACGAGCGGTCCGCCGTGGCGGCGATGGCCGAATACCTGGTCGATCTCGGCCACCGTCGGATCGGCTACATCACCGGGCCGGAAGGTCGGCGGTCGACTCGCGAGCGGCTCGAGGGATTCAGCGAGGCGCTGGCGCGACTCGGCTGCGCGGTGCAGGAGGAGATGATCGCGCGGGGGGCCTACACGTTCGAGTCGGGATGCGAGTGCGCCCGGGTGCTGCTCTCGAAGCGCGAGCCGCCGACCGCCATCTTCGCCAGCAACGACGACATGGCCGCGGGGGTGATCCAGGTCGCGATCGAGAAGGGAATCAACGTCCCGCGGGATCTGTCGGTCGCCGGCTTCGACGACAGCGCGTTGGCCACGAGGATCAGGCCGACGCTCACCACCATTCGCCGGCCGGTGCGGGCGATGGCGCGACTGGCGGCCACCAAGCTGATCGCCGCCATCGAGGGTCGCCACGACGATGCCCGGACGGGCGTCTTCCTGGATCCCGACCTGATCCTCCGGGACTCGACGAGACGTCTCGAGTGA